The Prunus dulcis chromosome 3, ALMONDv2, whole genome shotgun sequence genome segment aatggtGAGAATCCAAGCTTCCCACTGACCAATCCCATTATATAAATCTTCCCATCTCAGTCGTAGCTTTCCCTTCCGTTTCCCAATAATTGCCATTTgccagagaagaagaagaagaagcaaagttCAAAGAATCCAAAGGGCCATCTCTTCTTCTGGGCGTTGCTTCAGGAAGTCGATGCCTTTGGAATTTGATTTCAGGATTGAGAGCGAGAGGGCGAGAGTAATATAACAGAAAGAAACATTTTCTCACGGGTCAGTTTCTATGCCATCAAAGAtttacttctctctctctctctctctctctctctctctctctctctctctctctctctctctctctctctctcttgttcttTATAGTTTTGTTGAGTTTCGTTGTTCAATTGTGATcgatttttcttgttttttgtttggattCTTAGGAAGGGCTCTCTGGTTTTCTTTCCTGTAATCAATTTTCAATCGGATTTTGCTGAATTGATTTTACATTCCCGGGAAATCCTTGCAGTAGATCTGATATTGCTTTCTGGGTATTTCGTGTATTGCATGCATGGGGTAAGTTTTCTGATTCCTTTTCTGGGTTGTGAAATTTCATTAGATTGTGTGGATGAATGAAATTTCTGGTTTTGACTTTATGTGAGTTTTCTTCATTCGTTATCTTTGTTGTCAataattgatttgattgttgGGTGGAGAAGAGGAAATGGGTTGTATGGTTGGGTTGAGAAATTATGAATAGGAAATAGGATTTGTGGGTTTATACCTGGATTTTAGTTTCTAGGAATTTTACCCACTTAGCTTAGCCTAGTAATATGATTGTATATGGTTAAGTAAACAGGATAAATTGGGAATTGTATACTGTTGGACTTGATAGAGAAAACTATCAAATTGTCAATTCAATTAGATTAAATTCTGTGTAAGGTACCGTTAAGCAGAGGCTCACATTCCTCAGATGCCAAGCAACAAAGGTTCAACATTTCTTTctgattattattaataagGCTGTTTCGTAATGGTCTTCGTTAAACTGGATTTTGGGATTTGGATTTAAAGCATATCCTCATTAAGAAGTTTAGCTGAGTACTCATAACTTGTGCTGACACCAGGAGCTAGAATTCTGTCAGTGCAGTGCCATTGTGTGGTTTTCTGCTTATGTTGAGCCCCTCTGTAATTATTTTCAAGGAATTTTCTGTTCAGGGTTCACTTGTCACACTACTTTTGTATTGACAATAGCGATTCTCATCTTTTCGAAGGAAAAAATTGTAGTTGTGACTGGTGAAATTTTCTAAGGGCAGTGGTTTTACCAAACTATCGCTTGGACTTTGACTAGGATTTGATGTTTAGTTTGTATTAGTCGGTATTGTTAAATTATATGAGTATACATGATTTCTAACAGAATCAGATGTGATTTGTAACAGAGCAGTGGCTGTCTAGCATGCCATGGTAAGACCACACTGAAAAATTCAGTGAATGAGCCACCAGAAGGATTATTAAACGAAAGTCGgacaataaataaaccaaGCATATCAGAGGACTTCTGGACCACCAGCACGTGGGATATGGACAACAGTGCAGTTCAGTCGCAAGGAAGCATGTCATCAATCAGCACAAACCAGACGCTTGATCCACATGGTGGCTCTGGCAGCAATACCACCCCTTCTGAGTTTGTAAATCATGGCAAGTTCTTTGTTCCTTTTTGAGGTGTCAGACTTTGTTGGATTTGCATGTGCATATGTCTGAGATGGTTAAATTGGAAACTGGGTTTATCGACTGGCTATCAGGTGGGTCATATTCGGACTCCTCATGGACATTCCTAAAGACTGAGCTGCATTGGCAGTATAGTTACCTTTAGTGGAGTCAATCAAAATTTGTGTTACTAACAGCCCGTTTCCCAATTTGTTGCGCACTTTTGCCTACTAGATCTCCTTGCAGACACGATCTTGTAAGGTGTAATTTACAGTTAATATATTTGCCATGATTCCAAGACTCGTAGATCACTTTGTGTTCTAGTCATTTTGTTATATTcatatctctctcttccattGCTCTTCTTGCCTTGAcaaatgtgtgtgtgtgtggagcCTTGTTAAAGTTATCTTACTTGGGATCTCTGCTGCAGGTCTTCTTCTCTGGAACCAGACTAGGCAGCGTTGGGTAGGGAATAAAAAGTCTGAGAGCCCGGCAAAGCAAATTCGAGAACCCAAATTAAGGTAAGTTGCTTCTTTTGTCCTTCATCTACTCAAGATTAGTGGACCTCTTATGTTTAGATCTGCCAGAAAGAACTATTTAGCTTTTAAGGCGTAACCAAATACATGGTATCCActatttttgttgtaattgATAGACAATTGAATACAACTACCTGTCTTTCACTTCcgacaaaaagaaatttttttcctcACAATATATTTATTCTTTATATTAGAAAACAATAAATGTTAGAATTTCTATGTTCTGTGTTTCTTCATTCCGAGTTTCATTGCACATAGTAAGTCGGAAATTGTGTTTGACTGCATACTTCATTCTCTGTAAAGTAGGCAATGAGTATTCATGAGTACCTTTCTGTACTTTGTCAGCACTCATTGTCTCAGCATGGTTAAATCGTTCTGCCTTTGCAGTTGGAATGCGTCGTATGAAAGTTTACTTGGGAGTAACAAGCCTTTCCCTCAGCCTATTCCTCTCCCTGTGAGTCTCTCTTCCTCTGCAGGCCTGTTGTAATCCTCAGAAACAGACTATCTAATTATTTGCTGCTTTTGATATTAACAGGAAATGGTAGATTTTCTTGTTGACGTTTGGGAGCAAGAGGGGTTGTACGATTGAGCAGCCGAGGTACTAGAGATTTTTAAGTTGGCTAGTTACGGAAGTTGATCCAAGTATTTGTGACATTTTTACTGCCTCCTAGCAACTAGGAAGCGATAGCATGGCGTGTACATTGACTATAACATCATTTTTTGCTTGCTTCTCCTTGGATTTTAACTCCCAGGGCCTTTTAGATGTGCCCTTTTACTGCATTCATACTGATTTATAGGATTGGCTTCTGCCACCATTCAGGTGGGCGGTTTTGCAAAATTCTCAACTTCCATTTGCAAAATTTCATCAGAGTGATAATTTGACATGCCGCAATTTGTGCTTTGTCTTTTGAGTTTGTGCGGTGAACATAAGCTTTACGGTAAAAAGAGGTTCTTTTATcgaaaatgaaatatatttaGAAACAGATGAATATAAGGATTTACCACACGCTTGCTGGCGTAAAATATTATGAGCCTTTGTGTTAAtgaaccaaaagaaaatcttCTTTTTGTGTATGTATGCATATGTGGTTTCACATGGTTGTCTCCATTGCATGAGATTTTTGTGAAAAGCAGCAGCCACATCCACCCTTCTACATTTCTTAGTTTTCTACATTTGGTAActttttcctaattttctaaTGGATGACTGGAAAGCTACACAATTtggtggaaaataaaaaaatgccaCATAATTGCTAACGAGGTCTTTTCCAATGACCTGCGGATCAGTGTTTTTAAGTTTGAATTATTATGACATTTTTATAGTGTGTGAGAAAatctcttttaatttaaattattgtttgtattaaaaataaataaaaatgccACATAATCTGTAAACATGACATAAGTCAAAAGAAACCAAGTAAACAACGTGAAAAGACGTGGCATGAGATGCATTTACCTCAAAAAAATCTACAAATTCCATTCCTCGTGGGTCATAGTTGATCTGATCCATCGGCATGTTTGAGAAGGATCAAGAACATCACCAACCTTCAATTGCTGACGTGTCCTCTCATACCTAGGACACTACCAGAACTTCTCAGACCCTTCTACAATTCTCCAAAACTAAAAGCACCCAACACACAACCCTGTCTAAATTCACTGCCACCGCCCTCCTTTTCTCCACCAACATCATCTAACCAAACCAGCCGTACAACAAAAACCCCCAATCACTTTCTTCAGACTCAAAAACCAAGTTTGTGAAATGGCTTTGGCGCGTTTGGCTTTGAGAAACTTGCACCAGAGGGTGCTTTCTCCAGCTTCTTTTTCTGCTGCTTCTGTGCTGGGGCATGGTGTTAATGAGAGCACTGTTGATGAGAGCAGAGGCAGAGTTGGCAATGAGATTGTGAAGAGATTTAGTACAGAAGCTAATGAGAAGGTGTCTGGTGAGAAATCAGAGAACAAAGATGTTGCTGTTTCTCAAGGTAAAAGGTCTAGGTTGTTTCCTAGAAGGCAACGTAGGAGGGGACTTTGGAGGGACAGCGACAGAAACTTCGTTCCTGCCCTTTATGGTACTTTTTCACTCCCTTATAGATCTTTGATCATTTTAGACTCTTGTTTAATCATGTTTAAATGtaatgatttaattaattaggtttAAGTGTACAATTTAACTCTAGTATATTATGTTGTCAGACTATAAATCTGAATCATCGATTATTTTCActcttatttaatttgtataaatcTGAATCATCGGCTATTTTCACTCctatttaatttgtataaaaggGTGTGATTCAGATTGATAGTTTGACACAACTTTCAGTTGAAGATAACGcttgtttttcatatttataacCCAAATGTGACTAACTAAAACTATTGAAAAAGCAATGTCTAAGTGAGAATTAATTTGCTAACACATTCTTTTCTTAGATTTCTTTCCCTCGGGCCTTGGAAATGCACTGGTGCAAGCAACAGAGAACATAAACAGGCTGCTTGACAACCTCAACATATCACCCTGGTCACTCTCCGGGCGTGTCAAAGAGAAAAGTGACAGCTACAAACTGCAGTACGATGTGCCAGGGCTTGCGAAGGAGGATGTGAAGATAATTGTTCATGATGGGTTTTTGGAAATCAAAGGAGAGTAcaaagaagaggaggaagaaggatTGGAGGGTTGGAGATATGGCTACTATGACACCATCCTCCAGCTGCCTGACGATGCCAAAGTCGATGATATAAAGGCAGAGCTGAAGGATGGGGTTCTGACCATCACCATTCCTAGAACTGAGAAGCCAAAGAAGGATGTGAAGGAGGTGAATGTACAATGATGAGAATCTGATCGATCTTTTGAGGCTCTATATATTAATGTGTGTGTTTATGTATGTATTTGTTCATCTTGAGATGGATGTTGGATCTTTTCATGTGAACGAAATCTAATGTTTAAATATGAGAGATGAATAAAATTGTGTGTGTTGCATTTCTTTTCGATTTGCTTTTTCATTATTCTTCCTCGTAGTTATATTTGataacaaatacaaatttgTGGTCTTCGGCCTCTaggcattttatttttgggctaTTTGTTAGAAGCCTTAAAATGAAGACAATTTTTGCTAATGTAAAATGGTCGTAATTTGTAGATCAGTAATCTCAAGTTTGAAATTCAATGGCACTGTGATAAAAATCTATCTCCCTTTCTAACTTTGACAACAACAGAAAAAGACACAATTTCTTCTATATTTTGGACAAATGTTAGTAATCTAGTTTATATAGTCTTCCTCTACTAAACATGTCATGCTTTGTCCACAAGGAGGAGAGCTCTCTTGACTCACTTCGTAacttttcagttattttaagGTCAAATAATACTAATGGATCCATGTAGTTTATCCCCATTTTTGTCCTTGTAGTTTAATATTGGTCCGAAATCCGTCAAATGATGAGATTTTCGTCATTGAGAAGAAAATCCCTTTTGATTCGTTTGTTCATAGTTAAAATTATAAGGTGTGAGGTACTTGTAgcttaaatattttaaaataaaatagaatttcGATTTTTCTCAAGCTATTGTTACATTGTATGTATTTAATATACAACATACAAATGATCTAAAGTGACAgggaaaaatataataagagTTATTTATTCAAATGGTCATCAAATTTATATTCGAATTGTATTTTGGtcctataattaaattattcttttAAATGGTTTAAcaactctttattaatcaGCACATTAGTCATACcgttatattttttgttaaatttagtCATGTGAGCAGCACTTGCTATATTTGTTAGAGTAAAAAAGACTTTTGACaacttaaaaatataaaaatatatgattaaaatttattacaaaatttatttcatttttaaatttattaaaaactataaaaaaaacaataaaaaaaaacaccgaCCCAACCCCACCCCCATCTCATCCTCCCCACTCCAATCCCAACCCCCATCTCATCCTCCCAACCCCAATCCCAATCCCCATCCCAATCCCATTAGTCCAACAATGTTCCATCGTGGGGTCTGCAACTCTTGGCAAACAGATTAGGGAAAAAGCCAGAGACCCATGCCGCAAAACCCACTACTTGTTTATGCTATCTCTGTTTCATACCTTCAAAGTGAGGAGGTgagctctctctttctctgagAACATACCAAGAACCTTGCAGCCCAATAGAAGTTTGAAGAGAGAAATAGAGGGAgatagagggagagaggaggaggggaCAGGTAGGGAGGGGAAGAGAATTGAGGTGGATTGTGGTGAGGAGAAGATGGGCGCTGGGGACTAGGAGGTTGGAGAGGGagctaggtttttttttcttttgatttttagtatttaattatttactattttatttaaCTGAACTATTTTACTCCCATATTTGACGGTAATTTTGATCGAATGTAACGGACCAATGCGCCGATTAATAAAGTGTTAGTTGGACCATTTaaacgaataatttagttgagaaatcaaaatgtaatttgggtataaatttgaggactatttaaaaaaataacacaacataataataatagccctaaataaaataaaaagagatatttagtgatatacccattcttaacattaatattataaataaatcttaTACCAATgaatttctttaaataaacccaaaaaataacagctgattttattgaatttaatattaattattaaattactttgatgctttattgagtgttttgggtatttttatgagattttggggttggacttgttttaagaaattgatggcagttttgtaatttataagaagttaaaagcttctttgttattttgtaaataggttttgagtgtgtttctaaaatccatttcatataaggtatttttctaatttgagctcctatattgggtataatagtgaatctcctaAACAAAAACTACCAATACAATCAAAAGCAAAATTTGAAAGCTTTGACAGAGGCCGCACTGTTACAAGTGGGAGGCCGAAATTGATGAGCAGCTGTTGCAAAAGAGCTTTTTGCTTCATCAAGAACACACAATCCTCTGGTGCCCAAGAGTGTCAACTCTGTACGCGAACCACCCTTGGAAGAGTAAATGAAATAGAATTTCTTTAATTGGAAATGTAAAAGTCTCCCGGTccaatttaaaatctttgACAAATGCCACTTTTTCTTGTTCAAATTAAAacgcaaaaaagaaaaagaaagaaagaaaaagatgaaagaaaGTAACCCGAATGACGTTATGCTTGTGATTTGAACAGTATGAAGTACAACTACATGTGAAAAGGCATAGCATCTGTCTTGTCTTCCttactttttactttttagagTAAAATATATATCAGTCTCGATTTCTTGGACTACAAGAGTTCAAAAGACTATAATCATCCACCGTTAGATGTAACATCCAGtagttcaaaaaaatttcttaaaaggagtgcaagatgagtgaaccgttgaatttatatccaacagtgagtgaccacaaatttCTTAAACCCCCGTAGTCCAAGAAATcgaaattaatatatatatatataaatatatatatatatttattgttacAGAAGCATAGAtcattttatttacatttactttttctttctatcttctagataatttgattttataatCTTGAATTTTATGTTCAATGTAGTATTACAAACATCCGAAGTCAAGGATACcacaaaaatagaaagacaATTACATCATAGTAAAGCCCTAAACTTTGCTAAATACTTTGATCCCAACTGACATA includes the following:
- the LOC117621472 gene encoding uncharacterized protein LOC117621472 isoform X1, whose amino-acid sequence is MHGSSGCLACHGKTTLKNSVNEPPEGLLNESRTINKPSISEDFWTTSTWDMDNSAVQSQGSMSSISTNQTLDPHGGSGSNTTPSEFVNHGLLLWNQTRQRWVGNKKSESPAKQIREPKLSTHCLSMVKSFCLCSWNASYESLLGSNKPFPQPIPLPEMVDFLVDVWEQEGLYD
- the LOC117621472 gene encoding uncharacterized protein LOC117621472 isoform X2, with product MGGCLACHGKTTLKNSVNEPPEGLLNESRTINKPSISEDFWTTSTWDMDNSAVQSQGSMSSISTNQTLDPHGGSGSNTTPSEFVNHGLLLWNQTRQRWVGNKKSESPAKQIREPKLSTHCLSMVKSFCLCSWNASYESLLGSNKPFPQPIPLPEMVDFLVDVWEQEGLYD
- the LOC117621472 gene encoding uncharacterized protein LOC117621472 isoform X3; amino-acid sequence: MHGSSGCLACHGKTTLKNSVNEPPEGLLNESRTINKPSISEDFWTTSTWDMDNSAVQSQGSMSSISTNQTLDPHGGSGSNTTPSEFVNHGLLLWNQTRQRWVGNKKSESPAKQIREPKLSWNASYESLLGSNKPFPQPIPLPEMVDFLVDVWEQEGLYD
- the LOC117621471 gene encoding 26.5 kDa heat shock protein, mitochondrial; the protein is MALARLALRNLHQRVLSPASFSAASVLGHGVNESTVDESRGRVGNEIVKRFSTEANEKVSGEKSENKDVAVSQGKRSRLFPRRQRRRGLWRDSDRNFVPALYDFFPSGLGNALVQATENINRLLDNLNISPWSLSGRVKEKSDSYKLQYDVPGLAKEDVKIIVHDGFLEIKGEYKEEEEEGLEGWRYGYYDTILQLPDDAKVDDIKAELKDGVLTITIPRTEKPKKDVKEVNVQ
- the LOC117621472 gene encoding uncharacterized protein LOC117621472 isoform X4, producing MGGCLACHGKTTLKNSVNEPPEGLLNESRTINKPSISEDFWTTSTWDMDNSAVQSQGSMSSISTNQTLDPHGGSGSNTTPSEFVNHGLLLWNQTRQRWVGNKKSESPAKQIREPKLSWNASYESLLGSNKPFPQPIPLPEMVDFLVDVWEQEGLYD